In one Arthrobacter jinronghuae genomic region, the following are encoded:
- a CDS encoding arsenate reductase ArsC, whose product MSTTESAAKPSVLFVCVHNAGRSQMAAAYLRHLGEGRIEVRSAGSAPADSVNPAAVEAMAEEGIDMSAELPKVLTTEAVKESDVVITMGCGDACPIFPGKRYEDWKLDDPAGQGVEAVRPIRDDIKARITALIADLLPA is encoded by the coding sequence ATGAGCACCACCGAATCCGCAGCCAAGCCCTCCGTCCTGTTCGTCTGCGTGCACAACGCCGGGCGGTCGCAGATGGCCGCCGCGTACCTGCGGCACCTCGGCGAGGGGCGGATTGAGGTCCGCTCGGCCGGCTCCGCGCCCGCCGACTCGGTCAACCCCGCCGCTGTCGAGGCCATGGCCGAGGAGGGCATCGACATGTCCGCCGAGCTGCCCAAGGTGCTGACCACCGAGGCCGTGAAGGAGTCCGACGTCGTGATCACCATGGGCTGCGGCGACGCCTGCCCGATCTTCCCCGGCAAGCGCTACGAGGACTGGAAGCTCGACGACCCCGCAGGCCAGGGCGTGGAGGCGGTCCGCCCCATCCGCGACGACATCAAGGCGCGGATCACCGCGCTCATCGCCGATCTCCTGCCGGCTTAG